In one Fusarium keratoplasticum isolate Fu6.1 chromosome 5, whole genome shotgun sequence genomic region, the following are encoded:
- a CDS encoding Zn(2)-C6 fungal-type domain-containing protein — protein MKKSIACGACRSSKRKCIHSGGPPCSRCRDRGDECIFPPKGTSFIFRRSRLERHGREHESASQLAVRGQARSEEWLAARSKTLAAVDAFEFLTDEVKNSYLRCSYKWSFHHIPNLLIGIREKTLDPLLVWAMLAITVRFSQAAPPGYSSQVEASNTFATHARSMVLSLVDQPTVHRAQVLLMLTGHSWGAGEGRRAWVYLGMAVRMAQVLGLFEEPTSVTTRDDFIAAEERRRTAWTCFLMDSLLSGGKGRDRMLSADKMRIQLPCESDSFNFGELVICERLDGSLPEGPRLGEQGNLGIVAYSMRVADIWGAVAKWACTPHDNNQPPWQPQSDFQYLLSRLNVWKDSLPKRLQYELFLLRAHSVSNQGQAYCYMHCIYFMSVIFLYRSYLPEVEMQKARVGDQEWDQWSAWSSKELVEVAEQVCEMLQEMRAFGLYFLRGLVPWIGFTIYTAVGTMLYFYHFPNPGDTPHQIERRREHIVEGLLFLKDMRQAWPMADTWREKIKAMQIFYTNIKAEGDQAVTPGERREMRNAIIDYGALQPDPVRQPDAESNDEQSATDGENDAAPTAVDFAPDQLNFIAPADIDLFDTNFEFGSNMHATFADTTQGFWESFPGSMDIQGDMGGE, from the exons ATGAAGAAATCGATAGCCTGCGGCGCATGTCGTTCCTCCAAGCGTAAA TGCATCCACTCGGGCGGGCCACCCTGCAGTCGATGCCGCGACCGCGGCGATGAGTGCATCTTCCCTCCCAAGGGcacctccttcatcttccgACGGAGTCGTCTTGAGCGTCATGGACGTGAGCATGAGAGTGCTTCACAGCTGGCCGTCAGGGGCCAGGCCCGCTCGGAAGAGTGGCTGGCTGCCCGGTCAAAGACGTTGGCTGCGGTGGACGCCTTCGAGTTTCTAAccgacgaggtcaagaacaGCTATCTACGGTGTTCCTACAAGTGGTCTTTTCACCATATCCCCAATCTTCTCATAGGGATACGTGAGAAGACGCTCGATCCTCTGCTTGTTTGGGCTATGCTGGCAATCACGGTGAG ATTCTCCCAGGCCGCTCCTCCAGGGTACTCTAGCCaggtcgaggccagcaaCACATTTGCTACTCATGCCCGATCAATGGTGTTGTCATTAGTCGACCAACCGACTGTCCATCGAGCCCAGGTCCTCCTCATGCTGACCGGCCATTCCTGGGGCGCCGGTGAGGGCAGACGGGCGTGGGTATACCTAGGCATGGCCGTCAGAATGGCTCAGGTCTTAGGTCTATTTGAAGAGCCGACATCCGTAACGACTCGCGACGACttcatcgccgccgaggagagacGACGCACAGCATGGACCTGCTTCCTAATGGACAGCCTTCTCAGCGGAGGTAAAGGCCGAGATAGGATGCTCTCGGCCGACAAGATGCGGATACAACTTCCCTGCGAATCCGACAGCTTCAACTTTGGAGAGCTAGTCATCTGCGAGAGGCTAGACGGCTCATTGCCCGAAGGACCCCGGCTGGGCGAGCAAGGGaacctcggcatcgtcgcATATAGCATGAGGGTCGCTGATATATGGGGTGCCGTTGCGAAATGGGCCTGCACACCACATGACAACAATCAACCACCCTGGCAGCCTCAATCCGACTTTCAGTACCTGCTCTCGCGGCTAAATGTGTGGAAGGACTCGTTGCCCAAGCGGTTACAGTATGAGCTGTTCCTGTTAAGGGCCCATAGTGTGTCCAACCAGGGTCAGGCGTACTGCTACATGCACTGCATCTACTTCATGAGCGTCATCTTCCTCTATCGGTCATATCTCCCCGAAGTGGAGATGCAAAAGGCGAGAGTAGGCGACCAAGAGTGGGATCAATGGTCAGCATGGTCGAGCAAGGAGTTAGTCGAGGTAGCCGAGCAGGTCTGCGAGATGCTCCAGGAGATGCGTGCCTTTGGCCTCTACTTTCTACGGGGTCTGGTTCCGTGGATTGGCTTTACCATCTACACGGCAGTAGGGACGATGCTGTATTTCTACCACTTCCCCAATCCCGGCGATACACCACATCAGATTGAGCGGAGGCGCGAGCACATCGTTGAGGGATTGCTGTTTCTCAAGGATATGCGACAAGCGTGGCCTATGGCAGATACCTGG CGAGAAAAGATCAAAGCGATGCAAATATTTTACACCAACATCAAAGCCGAAGGAGACCAAGCAGTAACACCAggcgagaggagagaaaTGCGAAACGCAATCATCGACTACGGAGCCCTACAGCCCGACCCCGTCCGACAACCCGACGCCGAGAGCAACGACGAGCAG AGCGCAACAGACGGCGAAAACGACGCTGCCCCTACTGCCGTGGACTTTGCGCCAGATCAGCTCAACTTTATCGCACCAGCCGACATTGACCTGTTTGACACCAACTTTGAGTTTGGAAGCAACATGCACGCGACATTTGCGGATACAACGCAGGGCTTCTGGGAGAGCTTCCCGGGAAGCATGGACATCCAAGGCGACATGGGAGGCGAGTAG
- a CDS encoding Glycoside hydrolase family 43 has protein sequence MPLVRNPILPGFNPDPSILRVGSDYYVATSTFEWFPGVQIHHSKDLANWTLAVRPLTRKSQLDMRGDPDSCGVWAPCLTHDGEKFWLVYTDVKRKDGSFKDTHNYIISAPAIEGPWSDPIYANSSGFDPSLFHDEDGRKWFSNMTWDHRARPLLFAGIMLQEFDPKAGKLVGPRKNVYQGTDLKFVEGPHMYKRNGWYYMLTAEGGTGYNHAVTLARSRNIWGPYEDHPQKHILTSKDTPNVALQRAGHGDIVDTPDGKTYIVHLTGRPIGQKRRCVLGRETGIQEAYWGDDDWLYVKNGPVPSLFVDLPAARDDTAYWAEQRYTFENGLHQDFQWLRTPEPERIFSVNDGKLTLIGRESIGSWFEQSLVARRQTHFSCDAETVIDFSPEDERQFAGLTAYYSRYNFFYLTVTAHSDGQRELSIMSSEDSSPLGKLEPQKAEPVKLPNEGKVKLGLSIRMSKLQFYYALEGDELKDYGPVLDASILSDECGGHVGDGSFTGSFLGVACSDLNGLGIEAKFDYFVYRPVHHELDRYEI, from the coding sequence atgcctctCGTCAGAAACCCCATCCTCCCCGGGTTCAACCCCGACCCCTCAATCCTCAGAGTCGGCTCCGACTACTACGTAGCAACATCGACATTCGAGTGGTTCCCCGGAGTCCAGATCCACCACTCCAAAGATCTCGCAAACTGGACATTGGCAGTCCGTCCTCTCACCCGCAAGAGCCAGCTCGACATGCGCGGCGACCCAGACAGCTGCGGTGTCTGGGCTCCCTGTCTCACTCATGATGGTGAAAAGTTCTGGCTCGTTTACACGGATGTGAAGCGGAAGGATGGGTCTTTCAAGGATACGCACAACTACATCATCAGTGCTCCGGCTATTGAAGGACCATGGTCTGATCCCATTTATGCCAACTCGTCTGGCTTTGATCCTTCACTGTTTCACGACGAGGATGGTCGCAAGTGGTTCAGCAACATGACATGGGACCACCGGGCTCGTCCCCTCCTGTTCGCCGGCATCATGCTTCAAGAGTTTGACCCAAAAGCAGGCAAACTCGTCGGCCCACGGAAGAATGTCTACCAGGGAACAGACCTCAAGTTCGTCGAGGGACCTCACATGTACAAGCGCAACGGGTGGTATTACATGTTGACAGCCGAAGGAGGAACGGGATACAACCACGCCGTCACGCTTGCACGGTCTCGAAACATCTGGGGTCCTTATGAGGATCATCCTCAGAAGCATATTCTCACGTCCAAGGACACTCCCAACGTCGCGCTGCAGAGGGCTGGACACGGCGATATCGTGGATACGCCTGACGGCAAGACTTATATCGTGCATCTCACTGGACGGCCGATTGGTCAGAAGCGTCGGTGCGTGTTGGGACGAGAGACGGGAATCCAAGAAGCATACTGGGGTGACGACGACTGGCTCTACGTGAAGAATGGGCCAGTCCCGAGCCTCTTCGTTGACCTCCCCGCCGCACGAGATGACACAGCATACTGGGCTGAGCAGCGATACACGTTTGAGAACGGTCTTCACCAAGACTTTCAGTGGCTGCGAacaccagagccagagcgCATCTTCTCGGTGAACGACGGAAAGCTCACTTTGATCGGTCGCGAGTCAATCGGATCATGGTTTGAACAGTCTCTAGTGGCAAGGCGACAGACGCATTTCTCTTGTGACGCCGAGACTGTCATCGACTTTTCCCCAGAGGACGAGCGCCAATTTGCAGGACTTACAGCCTACTACTCTCGCTACAACTTCTTCTACCTCACCGTCACAGCCCACTCAGACGGCCAGAGAGAGCTTTCCATCATGAGCTCAGAAGACTCATCTCCCCTCGGTAAGCTCGAACCTCAAAAGGCAGAACCGGTAAAACTCCCCAACGAGGGCAAGGTGAAGCTGGGTCTATCCATTCGCATGAGCAAGCTCCAATTCTACTACGCCCTCGAGGGTGACGAACTGAAAGATTATGGTCCCGTTCTGGATGCTTCGATCCTATCGGATGAGTGCGGTGGACATGTAGGAGATGGGAGCTTCACTGGTTCATTCCTAGGAGTGGCGTGCTCGGACTTGAATGGACTTGGGATAGAGGCCAAGTTTGACTACTTTGTGTACCGACCTGTCCACCACGAGTTGGACCGCTACGAGATATAG